From the Polaribacter gangjinensis genome, the window GGGTTCAGGAAGAGTTTTAGTTTTTACTGACAATACTAATTTTAGAGGATTTTGGTTTGGAACCAATAAATTATTGATGAATGCAGTATTTTTTGGAAGTGAAATGTAATTTAGTTCGAAGTTTAATTTTTTTAGTTTTAAATATCAATAAGAATTACTCATTGTAACAATTTTGGTAGAAAATCGTTTCATAATTACAACTAACAACCAATTACCAAATGAGTTTTTTTAGGGTATTATTAGCTATTTTATTTCCACCATTTTCTGTCATTGATAAAGGTTGTGGCTCTTTTTTCATCATTTTTTTATTGACTTTATGTGGCTGGATTCCTGGAGTTATTGGAGCTTTGATAATTTTAAATAATCCAAAGAAATAGTTTAAAATTCAAAATTTAGAATTCAAAATTATTTAACAAACTCTCCATTTTTTATGAATTCAGAAGCTTTTAATAAAACTACATTTTCAGATTCATTATAAACACCTAACACCAAAACTTCACTAATAAAATTGGCAATTTGTCTTGGTTTAAAATTGATAATAGCAGTAACTTGCCTGTTTAGTAAAGATTCTTTAGCATACAATTGAGTGATTTGAGCACTCGATTTTTTGATGCCTAATTCGCCAAAATCAATCGTCAATTGATATGCAGGTTTTTTGGCTTTTGGAAAATCATTGACTTCGATAATTGTTCCAATTCTGATATCTACTTTTTCAAAATCTTCGAAAGAAATGATTGGTTTCATGGATTATTTTTTAGTGCCAATTTTTTGAATTACCCACAATGGACCAATCAATAAAAATTGTAAATCTTTCAAAAATGATGGTTTTGCACCCTCAACTTTATGTCCATAAAATTGTCCAATCCAAGCTAAAACAAAGATTGATAAAGAAGCATACAACAAGTTTGTAACATTGCTCAACCAAAAATTGAGCACTACAGAAATTAAAATGACAAATAGCATTTGTACAAAATACCAAAATCCTAATCTAAAATAGAATATGGATATAATTAATCCAACTACAATTGCCCAATTTTCCAACAACGGATTGTACAAACCCAATAAATTTTCTAAAAAAGTAGTTGGGATTGACATTAATAAACCAATGACACTAAAAAATATCAGCGGCACACAAACATAATGAATGGCAATATTGGTTTCGTTTTGATGACTGACTGCGTATTCGTCAAAAAAATCTTGGGCGGTTTTCATATTGATATTTTTTTAGTAAAACTTCATAAATTGTTAATCTTCATTTTCATCTTCATTACTCATATGAAACAAAGCATCACCTTTATTTACAATAGGGGTTTTATTGATGCAAAAAATATATCCATCAAAAGGTGCGTAAACTTTCTTTTTAAAATCTCCAAAAGGATCTAAAATCACTGCTAAAACCTCTCTCTTTTTAACAAAAGTTCCGTTTTTTACATTCAGTTTAAACATTCCTGAATAAGGTGCTCTTAACCATTTTGTCTTTTTTAAGTGAATGGGATCAACAGTTTTTTCGGTAGTTCCTTCAATTAAACCCAAATGAGTTAAGATGTTTTTGGTGCCTCTAACACCATGGGAGATGATTTTTGGATCAAAATTTTTAGATTTTCCACCTTCAAACAACAAAACAGTTTTTTTCATTTTGTTTAAAGTTTCACGGAGAGATTTAGCAATATAATCAGAATGAATGATGAAAGGAGGATTGAAAATTTCAGCCAATTTCATGGTTTCAGCTTCACTTTCATGACAACGAATTTGTGCTATATTTTCTTTATCACCACCACCTGTATGAAAATCAATTACGTAATCTACAAAAGGTGCAATGTTTTCAATGAATTGATAGGCAAATTGGCTTGCCAAAGATCCGTTTGGTGAACCAGGAAAAACTCTGTTTAAATCTCTTCCGTCAGGAAATTCGCGAGTCTGAATAAGGTATCCAAAAATGTTAAAAACAGGAATACAAATAATGGTTCCTTTGTTTGGTTTATTTATTTTTTGAGCAATAATTTCTCTGATGATGGCAACTCCATTTACTTCATCTCCATGTAAACCTGCTAATAACAATACAACAGGACCGCTTTTTTTAGCTCTTTCTACAATTATGGGAACTTTTACGGTGGTTCTAGTATGTAATTTGGCGACTTCTAAATCTAAAACAGTGGTTTTGCCTTTTGGAATTTCTTTACCTAATAAAATAAACGGTTTACTCGACATGAATTTCTAAATATCTGATAATTTCTTTAGCAATATTTTTTCCTGTTACTCGCTCAATTCCTTCTAATCCTGGAGATGAATTTACTTCTAAAACTAATGGACCTTTAGAAGATTGCAACATATCAACACCAGCAACACCCAATCCCATTGCTTTTACAGCTTTCAGAGCCGTTTTTTCTTCTTCATCAGTCAATTCAATTACTGTGGCATTTCCACCTCTGTGTAAGTTAGAGCGAAATTCACCTTCTTTTCCTTGTCTTTTCATTGCGCCAACTACTTTTCCGTCAACAACAAAAGCCCTGATATCTGCACCACCAGCTTCTTTTACAAATTCTTGTGCAATAACTCTTGCTCCTAAACCATTAAATGCTTCCAAAACTGAAGTTGCTGCATTTTTAGTTTCAGCCAAAACTACTCCCAAACCTTGAGTTCCTTCTAATAATTTTAAAACCAAAGGAGCTCCACCAACAGATTTTACCAAATGCGATACATCTTTTGTATAATTAGTAAATACAGTTTTTGGTAAGCCAACTCCAGCTCTTGCTAAAATTTGCAAACTACTTAGTTTGTCTCTAGATCGAGTTAATGCTTGAGATGAAACGCAAGTAACTACTTTCATCATCTCAAATTGACGTACTACAGCAGTTCCATAAAACGTTACTGATGCACCAATTCTGGGAATAATTGCATCAACATTTTCTAAATATTCACCTTTGTAAAATATTTTTGGTGCTCTTTTTTCAATTTCGATATTGCATTTTAAATGATCTACGACAAGAACTTCATGTTTTCTTTTTTCGGCAGCTTCAACCAATCTTCGGGTAGAATACAATTTTGGATTTCTTGATAATATGACTATTTTCATATGAGATTATTTTTTTGTTTGTGAGAAATATTTGTTCTTGAGGTATCAATCACAAAACGTTTGTTTAAAAATTTTCTACCCAATAATACTGGAAATTTCATATCTCTTCGTTCACTCAATGTTAAATGAATAGGAAAAGAAGTGTTAAATATAAAAATTTCAGTTTGAATTAAATATCTTTTTTGAGTAATTCCGTTAGAACTTTTTACCAATTTCATAGCAAAGTTCTTAGTACTATATTCTTTGTTATTATAAAAAGGATGTTGAGAGTCTAATAGCGTAAATTTAATGTGATTTTCATTGTTAATGGTGATTTCTTCTATGTTAGAGCAATGTATAGAGGAAGTATATGCTCCTGAATCTATTTTTACATCAATATCAAAGAGCGAAAACTCTTTAAAATCGGCTTTATCAAAACGGCCAATAGTTATTTTCATGGAATCAAATGGAATTAAGGTAAATTTACAGATACTTATTGATTTATTAAAAAAAAAGAATTAGATTTTTGAAATGGCTGCTTCAGCGCAACGTTCACCATCCATAGCTGCAGAAACAATGCCACCTGCATAACCACCACCTTCACCACAGGGAAATAAACCTTTGATTTGAGGATGCTCTAAATCTTCATTTCTCGGGATATTAACAGGGGATGAGGTCCTAGATTCTACACCAACAATATTTGCTTCATTGGTATAATATCCGTGCATTTTTTTACCAAAAGCATCAAATCCTTTTCGCAATCTACTGCCAATGTGTTTTGGTAATAAAGAATGTAAAGGTGCAGATTTCAATCCTGGTTGATAAGAACAGTCATTTAAAATGGTTGAAAATTTTCCTTCAACAAAATCAACCAATCTTTGAGCTGGTGCAGTTTGCGTTCTTCCCCCTGCTAAAAATGCGAGTTTTTCTAAATCCTTTTGATATTCTAAACCTTTTAAGGCTCCAAATTTTTCATATTTGTGTAAGTCTCTTTCAGTATCAATTTCCACTACAATTCCTGAGTTGGCAAATTTGTTATTTCGCTTGCTTGGTGACATTCCATTTACGACAACTTCACCTTCAGCAGTTGCAGCAGGAACAATAAAACCTCCTGGACACATGCAAAAAGAATACACACCTCTTTCATTAATTTGATGTACCAAACTGTATGCAGCTGCAGGCAATAATTCATCTCTTTCTCCTTTACAATGATATTGAATTTGGTCGATAATTTCTTGAGGATGTTCTACACGAACGCCCATTGCAAAAGATTTTGCTTTTAACGAAATTTCTTTTTTGTGTAATAATTCATAGATATCTCTAGCAGAATGTCCTGTTGCTAAAATAACAGCATTAACGGTCATTTCATTACCATTTTGCAATTGAATTGCTTTGATTTCGTTATTTTTAATTACTAGATCAGTAACTTGAGTTTCAAAATGAATTTCTCCACCAAAATTTAGAATCGTTTCTCGAATTTTTTCTACAATTTTTGGCAGTTTATTGGTACCAATATGTGGATGCGCATCAATTAAAATTTGTTCAGTAGCTCCATGATATACTAAGTTTTCAAAAATTCTACGAACATCACCTCTTTTTAAACTTCGTGTATATAATTTTCCATCAGAATAGGTTCCTGCACCACCTTCACCAAAACAATAATTAGAATTTTCATCAACAATATGATCTTGATTGATAGCGCGAATATCTCTTCGTCTTTCTTGTACTTTTTTTCCCCTTTCTAAAACAATAGGTTTAAAACCCAATTCTATACAACGCAATGCCGCAAACATTCCTGCAGGACCAAAACCAACAATATGGACTTCTTTCGCATTCGAAACATCTTTATAATCGAAAATATAAGAGGAGTTTTCAGGAGTTTCTTTGATATAAACAGCTACTTTATAATTGAAAAAAATTTCCTTTTTTCGAGCATCAATTGATTTTCTTAGAATTTTTACAGCAGAGATTTCGCTTTTTTCGATTTCTAAAGCACTAGCAGATTTGTACAAAAGAATATCTTCTTTTCGTTCTTCAATTAAATTTACTCGAAATTGAATTTCTTGAATCATTCAGAAATAATTTGTGGAAAAAAGTTATTTACTATTTTTAAGATCACGCAACTATTATTTTAATTTCTATTTATGAAGCTGATTTTCAATGTAAATATACTTTTAAATTTATACTCTTTTTATCGTAAACTTAAAAAATATAATATCTATTGTCAGTAGATTTTAATTTGAATTTACCATAAAAATAAAAAATCTCAAACAATATTAGCTTGAGATTTTTTGTAGCGAAGACGGGAGTTGAACCCGTGACCTCAGGGTTATGAATCCTGCGCTCTAACCAACTGAGCTACCTCGCCATTAGTTTTGAGGGTGCAAATATAACTCAATTTTACAGATACGCAATATGTGATTTTAATTTTTTTAAAATAGAATTATTGCCTATCTTGTCCGACAAAGCAATAGTAGATGGATAAAATAAAATTCGAATTAGAACTACCAATTCATGCTTCTCCAAGCATGTTGTATCAATACATTTCAACGCCTTCAAGTTTACAAGAATGGTTTGCTGAAAAAGTAAATTCACGAGGGAAAATTTTTAGTTTTATTTGGGATGGAATTGAAGAACAAGCTGAGCTTGTTGTAAAAAAGACTGATGAAAGAGTTCGATTTAAATGGCTAGAAAGTGATGATGATAGCTATTTTGAAATCAAAATTCAAGTTCATCCTCTAACGAACGATGTTTCTTTGGTAATCACAGATTTTGTAGATGATGAAGACGAAATTGAAGAGGCTAAGCAATTGTGGGAGAATCAAATAGAAGAATTAAAGCATGTTATTGGGGCATAAAATCTTTATGCAAAA encodes:
- a CDS encoding YqaE/Pmp3 family membrane protein, producing MSFFRVLLAILFPPFSVIDKGCGSFFIIFLLTLCGWIPGVIGALIILNNPKK
- a CDS encoding tRNA-binding protein codes for the protein MKPIISFEDFEKVDIRIGTIIEVNDFPKAKKPAYQLTIDFGELGIKKSSAQITQLYAKESLLNRQVTAIINFKPRQIANFISEVLVLGVYNESENVVLLKASEFIKNGEFVK
- a CDS encoding DUF962 domain-containing protein encodes the protein MKTAQDFFDEYAVSHQNETNIAIHYVCVPLIFFSVIGLLMSIPTTFLENLLGLYNPLLENWAIVVGLIISIFYFRLGFWYFVQMLFVILISVVLNFWLSNVTNLLYASLSIFVLAWIGQFYGHKVEGAKPSFLKDLQFLLIGPLWVIQKIGTKK
- a CDS encoding succinylglutamate desuccinylase/aspartoacylase family protein, encoding MSSKPFILLGKEIPKGKTTVLDLEVAKLHTRTTVKVPIIVERAKKSGPVVLLLAGLHGDEVNGVAIIREIIAQKINKPNKGTIICIPVFNIFGYLIQTREFPDGRDLNRVFPGSPNGSLASQFAYQFIENIAPFVDYVIDFHTGGGDKENIAQIRCHESEAETMKLAEIFNPPFIIHSDYIAKSLRETLNKMKKTVLLFEGGKSKNFDPKIISHGVRGTKNILTHLGLIEGTTEKTVDPIHLKKTKWLRAPYSGMFKLNVKNGTFVKKREVLAVILDPFGDFKKKVYAPFDGYIFCINKTPIVNKGDALFHMSNEDENED
- the rimK gene encoding 30S ribosomal protein S6--L-glutamate ligase — its product is MKIVILSRNPKLYSTRRLVEAAEKRKHEVLVVDHLKCNIEIEKRAPKIFYKGEYLENVDAIIPRIGASVTFYGTAVVRQFEMMKVVTCVSSQALTRSRDKLSSLQILARAGVGLPKTVFTNYTKDVSHLVKSVGGAPLVLKLLEGTQGLGVVLAETKNAATSVLEAFNGLGARVIAQEFVKEAGGADIRAFVVDGKVVGAMKRQGKEGEFRSNLHRGGNATVIELTDEEEKTALKAVKAMGLGVAGVDMLQSSKGPLVLEVNSSPGLEGIERVTGKNIAKEIIRYLEIHVE
- a CDS encoding ATP-dependent zinc protease codes for the protein MKITIGRFDKADFKEFSLFDIDVKIDSGAYTSSIHCSNIEEITINNENHIKFTLLDSQHPFYNNKEYSTKNFAMKLVKSSNGITQKRYLIQTEIFIFNTSFPIHLTLSERRDMKFPVLLGRKFLNKRFVIDTSRTNISHKQKNNLI
- a CDS encoding NAD(P)/FAD-dependent oxidoreductase, which encodes MIQEIQFRVNLIEERKEDILLYKSASALEIEKSEISAVKILRKSIDARKKEIFFNYKVAVYIKETPENSSYIFDYKDVSNAKEVHIVGFGPAGMFAALRCIELGFKPIVLERGKKVQERRRDIRAINQDHIVDENSNYCFGEGGAGTYSDGKLYTRSLKRGDVRRIFENLVYHGATEQILIDAHPHIGTNKLPKIVEKIRETILNFGGEIHFETQVTDLVIKNNEIKAIQLQNGNEMTVNAVILATGHSARDIYELLHKKEISLKAKSFAMGVRVEHPQEIIDQIQYHCKGERDELLPAAAYSLVHQINERGVYSFCMCPGGFIVPAATAEGEVVVNGMSPSKRNNKFANSGIVVEIDTERDLHKYEKFGALKGLEYQKDLEKLAFLAGGRTQTAPAQRLVDFVEGKFSTILNDCSYQPGLKSAPLHSLLPKHIGSRLRKGFDAFGKKMHGYYTNEANIVGVESRTSSPVNIPRNEDLEHPQIKGLFPCGEGGGYAGGIVSAAMDGERCAEAAISKI
- a CDS encoding START-like domain-containing protein, with translation MDKIKFELELPIHASPSMLYQYISTPSSLQEWFAEKVNSRGKIFSFIWDGIEEQAELVVKKTDERVRFKWLESDDDSYFEIKIQVHPLTNDVSLVITDFVDDEDEIEEAKQLWENQIEELKHVIGA